From the Streptomyces sp. NBC_00390 genome, the window CGAAGGACCGCTCGACGAGCACCGCGAGGGGCGCGAGGAGCAGCAGGGCGACCGTGGCGAGGACCGCGCAGAGCAGCGCCCACTGGCCGGCGCCGCGCGGCCGGCGTGCGGTCAGCGCCGGATCGACCAGGCGCAGGGCGCTCTCCCGCCTTCGTACGGTCCAGGCGTGCACGGCGAGGACCGTCCCGACGGCCGCGAGCTGCACCAGGGTGAGCACGGCTGCCGTGGACAGGTCCAGCAGGTGTGCCGTCTGCCGGTAGATCTCGACCTCGAGGGTGGCGAAGGTGGGTCCGCCGAGGATCTGCACCACACCGAAGGAGGTGAAGGTGAAAAGGAAGATCATCAGCGTGGCCGCTGCCACGACGGGGCCCAGCGCCGGCAAGGTGACGCTCCGCCAGGCGGCGAATCGTCCGGCGCCGAGCACGCGCGCGGCCTCCTCCTGGCGCGGGTCGAGCTGGGACCAGAGTCCGCCCACCGTCCGCACGACGACGGCGTAGTTGAAGAAGACGTGCGCGAGCAGGATCGCCCACACGGTGGTGTCGAGACGTACGCCCCACAGGTCGTCGAGGAGTCCGCCGCGTCCCAGCAGCGCGAGGAACGCGGTGCCGACGACGACGGTGGGCAGCACGAAGGGAACGGTGACCACCGCCCGCAGCAGCCGCTTGCCGGGGAAGTCGAAACGGGCGAAGACATACGCGCCGGGCAGCGCGATCAGCAAGGTGAGCGCGGTGGATGCCAGCGCCTGCCATGTGGTGAACCACAGCACCCGCAGCAGTTCGGGCCGCCCGAGTACCTCGCCGATCCGTCCCAGCTGCCATACCCCGTCGACGTTCAGACCGCGCCCGACGATCGCGGTGACGGGGTAGGCGAAGAAGAGCGCGAAGAACGCGACGGGCACGGCGATCAGAGCCAGCCGCGCCGCGTTCCCGCGGAGGGTACTTCTTACTTCAGGACGAGCGAGGACCACGACTGGACCCACTGCTCACGGTTCTTGGTGATCGTCTCGGGAGCGACGGTCTCCGGCTTGTCGACGACCGCGCCGTGCTCGGTGAAGAGCTCGGGCAGCTTCGCGTCCTTGACCACCGGGTTCACGAACATGTTCAGCGGCATGTCCTCCTGGAACTTCTTGGTGATCAGGAAGTCCAGCAGGGCCTTGCCGCCCGCCTCGTTCTTCGCGCCGTCCAGCAGACCCGCGAACTCGATCTGGCGGAAGCAGGTGCCGGTCGCGACGCCGGTCGGGGCCTCGGCAGGCTGCGGGTCGGAGTAGAGCACCTCGACGGGCGGGCTGGAGGCGTAGGAGACGACGAGCGGACGGTCGGCCTTGGCCTTCTTGCCGCCGGCGGAACCGGAGAACTCCTCGTTGTACGCCTGCTCCCAGCCGTCGACGACCTTGACGCCGTTGGCGTCGAGCTTCTTCCAGTAGTCCTGCCAGCCCTCGTCGCCGTACTCGGCGACCGTGCCGAGCAGGAAGCCGAGGCCGGGCGAGGAGGTGGCCGCGTTCTCGACGACCAGGAGGTTCTTGTACGCCGGCTCGGCAAGGTCGTCGAAGGTCTGCGGCGGCGCGAGCTTCTTGTCGGCGAAGTACTTCTTGTCGTAGTTGACGCAGATGTCGCCGGTGTCGACAGGGGTGACGCGGTGCTTGTCCTTGTCCAGCTGCACTTCGTCCGCGACCTGGTCGAGGCCCTTGGCCTCGTACGGAATGAACAGGTCGTTCTGGAGGGCGCGCGAGAGCAGGGTGTTGTCCACGCCGAAGAAGACGTCGCCCTGGGGGGAGCCCTTGGTGAGGATCTCCTTGTTGAGCGCCGCGCCCGCGTCCCCGCTCTTGAGGACCTTGACCTTGTAGCCGGTCTGCTCGGTGAACTCCTTCAGTACCGCCGGGGACGCCGCGAACGAGTCATGGCTCACGAGTGTGACGGTCCTGGATTTGCCCGAGCCGCCGTCCGAGGAGTCCTTGGACTGCTCGCCGCAGGCGGCGAGTGCGGCAATGCCGAGGGCACCGACGAATGCGGTGCTGACGGCACGGCGAAGCTGGCTGTTCATGATGGTGCTGACTCCCTACGCCGGTATGACCCGGATCAGGTCCGAGGGTCTGCGGCCTGGCCGCACTCTCAGCGCTGTCTGCGCTCCCCTGTCGGAATGTTCATTGTTCATTTGTGCGAAAGCACGGGCACAGTATCAGCCATGGCCGGCAGGCCCTGCCTCAGCGCTCGGTCGCCGCGAGCTGTCCGCAGGCTCCGTCGATCTCCTGGCCACGCGTGTCCCGGACGGTGACCGGCACACCGTGGGCGGCGATGGCCTCCACGAACGCCTTCTCGTCCTCGGGGCGCGAGGCCGTCCACTTCGATCCCGGGGTGGGGTTGAGCGGGATCAGGTTCACATGGACGCGCTTGCCCTTGAGGAGGCGGCCGAGCAGATCGCCGCGCCAGGCCTGGTCGTTGATGTCGCGGATCAGCGCGTACTCGATCGAGATCCGGCGGCCGGACTTCTCCGCGTACTCCCAGGCGGCGTCGAGGACCTCGCGGACCTTCCACCGGGTGTTGACCGGGACCAGGGTGTCGCGCAGCTCGTCGTCCGGAGCGTGCAGCGACACGGCGAGCCTGCACTTGAAGCCCTCGTCGGCGAAGCGGTGCATGGCCGGCACCAGCCCGACGGTGGAGACGGTGACACCACGCTGCGACAGGCCGAGACCGTCCGGCTCGGGGTCGGTGAGACGGCGGATGGCGCCCACGACCCGCTTGTAGTTGGCGAGCGGCTCGCCCATGCCCATGAAGACGATGTTCGACAGCCGCGCCGGGCCACCGGGCACCTCGCCGTCGCGCAGGGCGCGCATGCCGTCGACGATCTGGTGCACGATCTCGGCCGTCGACAGGTTGCGGTCGAGGCCCGCCTGCCCGGTCGCGCAGAACGGGCAGTTCATCCCGCAGCCGGCCTGCGAGGAGATGCACATGGTGACCCGGTCGGGGTACCGCATCAGCACGGACTCGACGAGCGTGCCGTCGTGGAGCCGCCACAGGGTCTTGCGGGTGGTGTCGTCGTCGCACGAGATGTGCCGTACGACCGCCATCAGGTCGGGCAGCAGCTCGGTGGCGAGCTTCTCGCGCGCAGCGGCGGGGATGTCGGTCCACTGGGAAGGGTCATGGGCGTACCGCGCGAAGTAGTGCTGCGAGAGCTGCTTGGCGCGGAACGGCTTCTCGCCGATCGAGGCCACGGCCTCCTTGCGCTCGGCGGGCGTGAGGTCCGCAAGGTGCCGCGGGGGCTTCTTGGCTCCGCGGGGGGCGACGAAAGTGAGTTCTCCGGGCTTGGGCATGGTGCTACCAGTGTCGCAGACGGAATCCGGTGACCTGCGGGCCTTGATGCTCGCGGTGGTCGTCGTCCGTCGCCACTGGTTGCTGTGGGGCTCCTCGGACGGTCCACAGACGGCCCAGGGACCTGGCCGGACATGGCGGGACGTCCCTCGCTTGCAGGGCTACGCGGCCACGTCGACATTCAGGGCGGGT encodes:
- a CDS encoding ABC transporter permease — protein: MAVPVAFFALFFAYPVTAIVGRGLNVDGVWQLGRIGEVLGRPELLRVLWFTTWQALASTALTLLIALPGAYVFARFDFPGKRLLRAVVTVPFVLPTVVVGTAFLALLGRGGLLDDLWGVRLDTTVWAILLAHVFFNYAVVVRTVGGLWSQLDPRQEEAARVLGAGRFAAWRSVTLPALGPVVAAATLMIFLFTFTSFGVVQILGGPTFATLEVEIYRQTAHLLDLSTAAVLTLVQLAAVGTVLAVHAWTVRRRESALRLVDPALTARRPRGAGQWALLCAVLATVALLLLAPLAVLVERSFDTPQGYGFAYYRELGTVDPTGGAFLVPPVEAVWNSLQYALVATAIAVAVGGLAAAALTRRAGRFVRGFDALLMLPLGVSAVTVGFGFLITLDEPPLDLRASWILVPLAQALVGVPFVVRTMLPVLRAVDQRLREAAAVLGASPLRAWREVDLPLVRRALLIAAGFAFAVSLGEFGATVFIARPDRPTLPVAVARLLGRPGELNYGQAMALSTILMAVCAVALLLLERIRTGVRSDNTTEEF
- a CDS encoding thiamine ABC transporter substrate-binding protein, which produces MNSQLRRAVSTAFVGALGIAALAACGEQSKDSSDGGSGKSRTVTLVSHDSFAASPAVLKEFTEQTGYKVKVLKSGDAGAALNKEILTKGSPQGDVFFGVDNTLLSRALQNDLFIPYEAKGLDQVADEVQLDKDKHRVTPVDTGDICVNYDKKYFADKKLAPPQTFDDLAEPAYKNLLVVENAATSSPGLGFLLGTVAEYGDEGWQDYWKKLDANGVKVVDGWEQAYNEEFSGSAGGKKAKADRPLVVSYASSPPVEVLYSDPQPAEAPTGVATGTCFRQIEFAGLLDGAKNEAGGKALLDFLITKKFQEDMPLNMFVNPVVKDAKLPELFTEHGAVVDKPETVAPETITKNREQWVQSWSSLVLK
- the rlmN gene encoding 23S rRNA (adenine(2503)-C(2))-methyltransferase RlmN, with translation MPKPGELTFVAPRGAKKPPRHLADLTPAERKEAVASIGEKPFRAKQLSQHYFARYAHDPSQWTDIPAAAREKLATELLPDLMAVVRHISCDDDTTRKTLWRLHDGTLVESVLMRYPDRVTMCISSQAGCGMNCPFCATGQAGLDRNLSTAEIVHQIVDGMRALRDGEVPGGPARLSNIVFMGMGEPLANYKRVVGAIRRLTDPEPDGLGLSQRGVTVSTVGLVPAMHRFADEGFKCRLAVSLHAPDDELRDTLVPVNTRWKVREVLDAAWEYAEKSGRRISIEYALIRDINDQAWRGDLLGRLLKGKRVHVNLIPLNPTPGSKWTASRPEDEKAFVEAIAAHGVPVTVRDTRGQEIDGACGQLAATER